One region of Microbacterium sufflavum genomic DNA includes:
- a CDS encoding Gfo/Idh/MocA family protein: MSGRRVNVGIIGGGLMGREIAAALRRWPALVDHPADPQLVAVCDINPAALEWFAGIDTVRLTTTDHHELLADPDIDVVYIAVRHDLHEQLYVDTIRAGKALLAEKPFGVDGAAADAILRAIDETPGSFVRVSSEMPYFPGAQWAVDYVRSGALGRIVEARCAFLHASDLDTAKPLNWKRQQRFCGEAGVLNDLGMHTWHVPLRLGWMPETVSGVLQDIVTERPGPDGTPQPCDTWDNAVLHSWATHDGARFPLTTETKRIAPGEKNTWEFEAIGMEGAVRFSTKNPKEVQVFALIDVPGVGREQSWQRIDAGSQSVWPTVTGPNFESGFSDAILQMWAAFLAEHQGLLGDGFGTVRPEEAAATHRIFAAAIASHQSGAAVAPRG; this comes from the coding sequence ATGAGCGGGCGCCGCGTGAACGTCGGCATCATCGGCGGGGGTCTGATGGGCCGAGAGATCGCGGCGGCCCTGCGCCGCTGGCCCGCGCTCGTCGACCACCCCGCCGACCCGCAGCTCGTGGCGGTGTGCGACATCAACCCCGCGGCCCTGGAGTGGTTCGCCGGGATCGACACCGTGCGCCTCACCACCACCGACCACCATGAGCTGCTGGCCGATCCCGACATCGACGTGGTCTACATCGCCGTCCGCCACGACCTGCATGAGCAGCTCTACGTCGACACGATCCGGGCGGGCAAGGCCCTGCTGGCCGAGAAGCCCTTCGGCGTCGACGGGGCCGCCGCCGACGCGATCCTCCGGGCGATCGACGAGACCCCCGGGTCGTTCGTACGGGTGTCGAGTGAGATGCCGTACTTCCCCGGCGCCCAGTGGGCGGTCGACTACGTGCGCTCCGGGGCGCTCGGTCGCATCGTCGAGGCGCGCTGCGCGTTCCTGCACGCCAGCGACCTCGATACGGCGAAGCCGCTGAACTGGAAGCGCCAGCAGCGGTTCTGCGGCGAGGCCGGGGTGCTCAACGACCTCGGCATGCACACCTGGCACGTGCCGCTGCGCCTGGGCTGGATGCCCGAGACCGTCAGCGGCGTGCTGCAGGACATCGTCACCGAACGGCCGGGACCCGACGGCACCCCGCAGCCGTGCGACACCTGGGACAACGCTGTCCTGCACTCGTGGGCGACGCACGACGGGGCGCGGTTCCCGCTCACGACCGAGACCAAGCGGATCGCCCCCGGCGAGAAGAACACCTGGGAGTTCGAGGCGATCGGCATGGAGGGCGCCGTGCGCTTCAGCACCAAGAACCCCAAGGAGGTACAGGTGTTCGCGCTGATCGACGTGCCGGGGGTCGGGCGCGAGCAGAGCTGGCAGCGCATCGACGCCGGCAGCCAGTCGGTGTGGCCCACGGTGACCGGGCCGAACTTCGAGTCGGGCTTCTCGGACGCGATCCTGCAGATGTGGGCGGCGTTCCTCGCCGAGCATCAGGGGCTCCTCGGCGACGGCTTCGGCACCGTGCGACCGGAGGAGGCGGCCGCGACGCATCGGATCTTCGCGGCGGCTATCGCCTCGCATCAGTCGGGCGCGGCCGTCGCGCCGCGCGGGTGA
- a CDS encoding bifunctional aldolase/short-chain dehydrogenase produces MTNPTAAELIARSNRLGADPKNTNYAGGNTSAKGTEIDPVTGQPVELLWVKGSGGDLGTLTESGLAVLRLDRMRALVDVYPGIDREDEMVAAFDYCLHGKGGAAPSIDTAMHGLVDAAHVDHLHPDSGIAIATAADGEALTTAIFGDRVVWVPWRRPGFQLGLDIAAIKAENPAAIGCILGGHGITAWGDTSDEAEANSLWIIDTAAAYLADHGRAEPFGPVRPGFEALPEADRRRRAAALAGTIRGIASTDKPMVGHFTDDAVVLDFLAAEKAPALAALGTSCPDHFLRTKVKPLILDLPPTATVDEQIARLHELHTQYRADYRAYYDAHATPDSPAIRGADPLIVLVPGVGMFSYGANKQTARVAGEFYVNAINVMRGAEAVSSYAPISDAEKFRIEYWALEEAKLQRLPKPKTHQGRIAFVTGAASGIGKAIATRLAAEGACVVVADLDLEKAQAAAAELGNTDVAIGVAANVADAEAVRAALDEALLAFGGVDLVVNNAGLSLSKPLLETTEKDWDLQHDVMAKGSFLVSKAAARVLIDQKLGGDIIYISSKNSVFAGPNNIAYSATKADQAHQVRLLAVELGEHGVRVNGINPDGVVRGSGIFASGWGANRAATYGVKEEDLGQFYANRTILKREVVPENVADAVYVLTGPELSRTTGLHIPVDSGVAAAFLR; encoded by the coding sequence ATGACCAACCCGACCGCCGCCGAGCTGATCGCGCGGAGCAACCGTCTGGGCGCAGACCCGAAGAACACCAACTACGCCGGGGGCAACACCTCGGCCAAGGGCACCGAGATCGATCCCGTCACCGGGCAGCCCGTCGAACTGCTGTGGGTCAAGGGCTCGGGCGGCGACCTGGGCACCCTCACCGAGAGCGGCCTCGCCGTGCTGCGCCTCGACCGGATGCGGGCGCTCGTCGACGTGTATCCCGGAATCGACCGCGAAGACGAGATGGTCGCCGCGTTCGATTACTGCCTGCACGGCAAGGGCGGGGCAGCCCCCTCGATCGACACGGCCATGCACGGACTCGTCGACGCGGCGCACGTCGACCACCTGCACCCCGACTCGGGCATCGCGATCGCGACCGCCGCCGACGGCGAGGCCCTGACGACCGCGATCTTCGGCGACCGCGTGGTGTGGGTGCCGTGGCGGCGCCCTGGTTTCCAGCTCGGACTCGACATCGCCGCCATCAAGGCGGAGAACCCCGCCGCGATCGGCTGCATCCTCGGCGGGCACGGCATCACGGCGTGGGGCGACACCTCCGACGAGGCCGAGGCGAACTCCCTCTGGATCATCGACACCGCGGCGGCGTACCTCGCCGACCACGGCCGCGCCGAGCCGTTCGGTCCCGTCCGCCCGGGGTTCGAGGCGCTCCCCGAGGCCGACCGTCGCCGTCGGGCCGCGGCCCTCGCCGGCACCATCCGCGGCATCGCCTCGACCGACAAGCCGATGGTGGGGCACTTCACGGACGACGCCGTCGTGCTCGACTTCCTCGCAGCCGAGAAGGCGCCCGCCCTCGCGGCCCTGGGCACCAGCTGCCCCGATCACTTCCTGCGCACCAAGGTGAAGCCGCTGATCCTCGACCTGCCCCCCACGGCGACCGTCGACGAGCAGATCGCGCGTCTGCACGAGCTGCACACGCAGTACCGCGCCGACTACCGGGCCTACTACGACGCGCACGCCACCCCCGACTCCCCCGCCATCCGCGGCGCCGACCCGCTCATCGTGCTCGTGCCCGGCGTGGGCATGTTCTCCTACGGCGCGAACAAGCAGACCGCGCGCGTCGCCGGCGAGTTCTATGTCAACGCGATCAACGTCATGCGCGGCGCCGAGGCCGTGTCGAGCTACGCCCCGATCTCCGACGCCGAGAAGTTCCGCATCGAGTACTGGGCGCTGGAGGAGGCCAAGCTCCAGCGGCTGCCGAAGCCGAAGACCCACCAGGGTCGCATCGCGTTCGTCACCGGCGCCGCCTCCGGCATCGGCAAGGCGATCGCGACCCGATTGGCCGCCGAGGGCGCCTGCGTGGTCGTGGCCGATCTCGATCTCGAGAAGGCGCAGGCCGCGGCCGCCGAGCTCGGGAACACCGACGTCGCGATCGGCGTCGCCGCGAACGTGGCGGATGCCGAGGCCGTGCGGGCCGCGCTCGACGAGGCCCTGCTCGCGTTCGGCGGCGTCGACCTGGTCGTCAACAACGCGGGGCTCTCCCTGTCGAAGCCGCTGCTGGAGACGACCGAGAAGGACTGGGACCTGCAGCACGACGTCATGGCCAAGGGCTCGTTCCTGGTGTCGAAGGCCGCGGCCCGTGTGCTGATCGATCAGAAGCTCGGCGGCGACATCATCTACATCTCGTCGAAGAACTCCGTGTTCGCGGGCCCGAACAACATCGCCTATTCCGCGACCAAGGCCGACCAGGCCCACCAGGTGCGGCTGCTCGCGGTCGAGCTCGGCGAGCACGGCGTGCGGGTCAACGGCATCAACCCCGACGGCGTCGTGCGCGGCTCCGGCATCTTCGCGTCGGGCTGGGGCGCCAACCGTGCCGCCACGTACGGTGTCAAGGAAGAGGACCTCGGCCAGTTCTACGCCAACCGCACGATCCTCAAGCGCGAGGTCGTGCCGGAGAACGTCGCCGATGCCGTCTACGTGCTCACCGGACCGGAGCTGAGCCGCACCACCGGCCTGCACATCCCCGTCGACTCCGGCGTCGCCGCCGCGTTCCTGCGATGA
- a CDS encoding aldose 1-epimerase family protein has product MVAELYGAPIDEAWRRLGHRGQAVTVESSLRTDGPDAGSRRIRVVNGDLDLEVLPDRGLDLGQLRVAGMPFAWTSATGFPPIVPGPDDDGWLRSFGGGLLTTCGLRSFGAPSVDEGEAHPLHGRYSSLRAEVTRTEVTDREVVVEGTVREVEVFGVHLELRRRISTPIGSRLVRVQDLVVNRGAAAVEPMVLYHLNLGWPLVDEGTVLHSPATAVEPRDAQARAGLGSWDRFPAPAVSYPEQVFRHELPLRERVDIVVESPRGAAVRIAVDTARLPALFQWRVAEERGHVVLGIEPATVPTILGRADARARGLLRPLAPGGVLELGVDVEVAPGG; this is encoded by the coding sequence ATGGTGGCGGAGCTGTACGGGGCGCCGATCGACGAGGCCTGGCGACGGCTCGGACACCGCGGGCAGGCCGTGACGGTGGAGTCGTCGCTGCGGACCGACGGACCGGATGCGGGGAGCCGTCGGATCCGGGTCGTCAACGGCGACCTCGACCTCGAGGTCCTGCCCGATCGCGGCCTCGACCTGGGGCAGCTGCGGGTCGCGGGCATGCCCTTCGCGTGGACCTCGGCGACCGGATTCCCCCCGATCGTCCCCGGGCCGGACGACGACGGCTGGCTGCGGTCGTTCGGGGGTGGGCTGCTGACGACCTGCGGACTGCGCAGCTTCGGAGCGCCGTCCGTCGACGAGGGTGAGGCGCATCCGCTGCACGGCCGATACTCGTCGCTGCGCGCCGAGGTCACGCGCACCGAGGTGACCGACCGCGAGGTCGTGGTCGAGGGCACGGTCCGCGAGGTCGAGGTCTTCGGGGTGCACCTCGAACTCCGGCGCCGCATCAGCACGCCGATCGGGTCGCGCCTGGTCCGGGTGCAGGACCTCGTGGTCAACCGCGGGGCGGCCGCCGTGGAGCCCATGGTGCTCTACCACCTCAACCTCGGCTGGCCGCTGGTCGACGAGGGGACCGTGCTGCACTCGCCGGCGACCGCTGTCGAGCCCCGGGACGCGCAAGCGCGGGCGGGCCTCGGCTCGTGGGACCGGTTCCCGGCCCCGGCGGTGTCGTATCCCGAGCAGGTGTTCCGCCACGAGCTGCCGCTTCGGGAGCGGGTCGACATCGTCGTCGAGAGCCCGCGCGGGGCGGCGGTCCGCATCGCCGTCGACACCGCACGCCTGCCGGCGCTGTTCCAGTGGCGCGTCGCCGAGGAGCGCGGCCACGTCGTCCTGGGGATCGAGCCGGCGACCGTGCCGACGATCCTCGGCCGGGCCGATGCGCGGGCTCGCGGACTGCTGCGCCCGCTGGCGCCCGGCGGGGTGCTCGAACTGGGCGTCGACGTCGAGGTGGCGCCCGGCGGGTGA
- a CDS encoding LacI family DNA-binding transcriptional regulator, which produces MSGGRTMRGSGRPTMNDVAAAAGVSLKTVSRVINAEPNVDPALADRVREAIDRLGYHRNALAASLRSGTNDTIGFLAADLSNSFSMGVAAAVSAVASQRGLHVLMASSEEDPAVERRLALDLCQRRVGGLILVPAATDHGYLAPEVAHGTPVVFLDRPGDGIPADTVLLDNRGGARAAVAELLGGHERIGLLLDATEIYTMRERLAGAEEAFAAAGRALDPSLLVTGIHTPQDAAAATARLLDGPRPPTALFCGNNRATVGALEELTRRDADVAVTGFDDFELSWMLPRPLRVVAYDVAALGALAATTLLDRIAGDAAAPPALHLVPTTLVDRGGRQRTPTG; this is translated from the coding sequence GTGAGCGGAGGGCGCACGATGCGCGGCAGCGGCAGGCCGACGATGAACGACGTGGCCGCCGCGGCGGGGGTCAGTCTGAAGACCGTCTCGCGCGTCATCAACGCGGAGCCCAACGTCGACCCCGCCCTGGCCGACCGCGTGCGCGAGGCCATCGACCGCCTCGGCTACCACCGCAACGCCCTCGCGGCGAGCCTGCGCTCCGGCACCAACGACACCATCGGGTTCCTCGCCGCCGACCTCTCCAACTCCTTCTCGATGGGGGTCGCCGCGGCCGTGTCGGCCGTCGCGTCACAGCGGGGTCTGCACGTCCTGATGGCCTCCAGCGAGGAGGATCCCGCCGTCGAGCGCCGCCTCGCCCTCGACCTCTGCCAGCGCCGGGTGGGCGGGCTGATCCTGGTCCCCGCCGCAACCGATCACGGCTACCTGGCGCCCGAGGTCGCCCACGGCACGCCGGTCGTGTTCCTCGACCGCCCGGGCGACGGCATCCCCGCCGACACCGTGCTGCTCGACAACCGCGGCGGTGCACGCGCGGCGGTCGCCGAACTGCTGGGCGGGCATGAGCGGATCGGGCTCCTGCTCGACGCGACGGAGATCTACACGATGCGCGAGCGGCTGGCCGGGGCCGAGGAGGCGTTCGCCGCCGCGGGCCGCGCGCTCGATCCGTCGCTCCTCGTCACGGGCATCCACACCCCGCAGGACGCCGCGGCTGCCACGGCGCGCCTCCTCGACGGCCCCCGCCCGCCGACGGCCCTGTTCTGCGGCAACAACCGCGCGACGGTCGGAGCCCTCGAAGAGCTCACGCGGCGTGACGCCGACGTCGCGGTGACCGGCTTCGACGACTTCGAGCTGTCGTGGATGCTGCCGCGGCCGCTGCGCGTGGTGGCCTACGACGTCGCCGCACTGGGCGCCCTGGCCGCCACCACCCTGCTCGACCGCATCGCGGGGGACGCCGCCGCGCCACCCGCCCTGCACCTCGTGCCGACCACGCTCGTCGATCGCGGCGGTCGGCAGCGCACGCCCACCGGCTAG
- a CDS encoding class I fructose-bisphosphate aldolase, with protein sequence MTKPRLHRLFHARSGRALDVAVDHGAFHEHSFLTGIEDMAATVRTLVDAGPDAIQLTLGQAPLLQSVPGKQKPGLVLRTDIANVYNDPLESPLHSIHVPDAIEVAVRLDAVAVCVNLLDIPGHPEVREQCIRSILALRTDAERYGMPLMIEPLVMQTRAGAGGYAVDGDTAKIVTLVRQARELGADLIKADPTDEISDYHRVIQAAGDTPVLVRGGGRVDDRTLLERTVAVLAQGARGIVYGRNVIQHDDPRGITAALMAVVHDDASVDDALRLIGATR encoded by the coding sequence ATGACGAAGCCTCGCCTCCACCGCCTGTTCCACGCCCGCTCCGGTCGCGCCCTCGACGTGGCCGTCGACCACGGGGCCTTCCACGAGCACTCGTTCCTCACCGGCATCGAGGACATGGCCGCGACCGTCCGCACCCTCGTCGACGCGGGCCCGGATGCGATCCAGCTGACGCTCGGCCAGGCCCCGCTGCTGCAGTCCGTCCCCGGCAAGCAGAAGCCCGGCCTCGTGCTGCGCACCGACATCGCCAACGTCTACAACGACCCGCTGGAGTCGCCGCTGCACTCGATCCACGTGCCCGACGCGATCGAGGTGGCGGTGCGGCTCGACGCGGTCGCCGTGTGCGTGAACCTGCTCGACATCCCCGGCCACCCCGAGGTGCGCGAGCAGTGCATCCGGTCGATCCTCGCGCTGCGCACCGACGCCGAGCGTTACGGCATGCCCCTGATGATCGAGCCGCTGGTGATGCAGACCCGGGCGGGCGCGGGGGGTTATGCGGTGGACGGCGACACCGCCAAGATCGTCACGCTCGTGCGGCAGGCCAGGGAGCTCGGGGCCGACCTCATCAAGGCCGATCCCACCGACGAGATCTCCGACTACCACCGCGTCATCCAGGCCGCCGGCGACACCCCGGTCCTGGTGCGCGGCGGCGGACGCGTCGACGATCGCACGCTCCTCGAGCGCACGGTCGCCGTCCTCGCGCAGGGTGCCCGCGGCATCGTGTACGGCCGTAACGTCATCCAGCACGACGACCCCCGGGGCATCACCGCAGCCCTGATGGCCGTGGTGCACGACGACGCCTCGGTCGACGACGCGCTCCGCCTGATCGGAGCGACGCGATGA
- a CDS encoding Ig-like domain-containing protein: MTKTRYSRALATTGAFTALLASSLATASTASAATIDGAITSVEVVQSSAAAGSDVQIDLAWSVPDDSRAGDTFTLQLPPELLALTQGFALTDTDGAEVAEASLSPEGLATFTLTDYVTTHPLSVHGTAHFSAEFQTTQTGTTVPIMFTGDGGVTFDDGIEATGVPGIDRTAPSKAGAWTDLADQGTTHPQGALQWTVASPRGPFSSLVFDDPAQPGQEVDCTSPILVRHTSTADADGFLTDLVPVDAGDYTVDCTAQQLTVTMGRAVADGEIVQVKFQNSVTDPSLDVYRNTLSVTADGESWSTPGSVRRLSAGGEGAGTGVGQLAITKTVEGAGTPTGPFAVVVDCQWAGESAPDYPRTLTFTGAETQTLTAPVSSVCTATETENGGAASVAVGPAATVTDEAAGTAEIVVTNTFPAAPPVDPADPGTPADPGAPADPGTPGTPAHPAAPADPSAGSLATTGGSTSPWVLTGGTVLALIGAGLVAAHVARTRRAR; encoded by the coding sequence ATGACGAAGACCAGATATTCGCGCGCCCTCGCCACCACCGGCGCTTTCACCGCTCTCCTCGCGAGTTCCCTCGCTACCGCGTCCACCGCCTCGGCGGCGACCATCGATGGAGCCATCACCAGCGTGGAGGTGGTGCAGAGCAGCGCCGCCGCCGGATCGGACGTGCAGATCGACCTCGCGTGGAGCGTCCCCGACGACTCCCGCGCGGGCGACACGTTCACGCTGCAGCTCCCACCCGAACTGCTCGCGCTCACCCAGGGGTTCGCCCTGACCGACACCGATGGCGCCGAGGTCGCGGAGGCGTCCCTCTCCCCCGAGGGGCTCGCGACCTTCACCCTCACCGACTACGTCACCACGCACCCGCTCTCCGTGCACGGCACGGCGCACTTCTCGGCCGAGTTCCAGACCACGCAGACCGGCACGACCGTGCCGATCATGTTCACGGGTGACGGGGGCGTCACGTTCGACGATGGCATCGAGGCCACGGGCGTTCCGGGCATCGACCGCACCGCCCCCAGCAAGGCCGGCGCCTGGACCGACCTCGCCGATCAGGGCACGACCCACCCGCAGGGTGCCCTCCAATGGACCGTGGCCTCACCCCGCGGTCCGTTCTCCTCTCTCGTGTTCGACGACCCGGCACAGCCCGGCCAAGAGGTCGATTGCACGTCGCCGATCCTCGTGCGGCACACCTCGACGGCGGATGCCGACGGCTTCCTCACCGATCTCGTGCCGGTGGACGCCGGCGACTACACGGTCGACTGCACCGCCCAGCAGCTCACGGTCACGATGGGCCGCGCCGTGGCCGACGGCGAGATCGTGCAGGTCAAGTTCCAGAACAGCGTGACCGACCCGTCGCTCGACGTGTACCGCAACACCCTGTCGGTCACGGCGGACGGCGAGTCCTGGAGCACGCCAGGATCGGTCCGCCGCCTGAGCGCCGGCGGCGAGGGCGCCGGCACCGGTGTGGGACAGCTGGCGATCACCAAGACGGTCGAGGGAGCCGGGACGCCGACGGGGCCGTTCGCCGTCGTCGTCGACTGCCAGTGGGCGGGGGAGTCGGCACCCGACTATCCGCGCACCCTGACCTTCACCGGTGCCGAGACGCAGACCCTCACGGCACCGGTCTCCAGCGTGTGCACCGCCACCGAGACGGAGAACGGCGGCGCGGCGAGCGTCGCCGTCGGCCCAGCGGCGACCGTCACGGATGAGGCCGCGGGTACGGCGGAGATCGTCGTCACCAACACCTTCCCGGCGGCCCCGCCGGTGGACCCGGCCGACCCCGGCACTCCGGCCGACCCCGGCGCCCCGGCCGACCCCGGCACGCCGGGCACGCCCGCGCACCCGGCGGCTCCGGCCGATCCGAGCGCCGGATCGCTCGCGACCACCGGCGGCAGCACGTCGCCCTGGGTCCTGACCGGCGGAACGGTGCTCGCGCTCATCGGCGCCGGGCTCGTGGCAGCGCACGTCGCGCGCACACGTCGCGCGCGCTGA
- a CDS encoding DeoR/GlpR family DNA-binding transcription regulator, which yields MALSGNLDAQRRRDELVAMAEGPEGVSIDGAAELFAVSSMTIRRDLLELEAEGRVRRVRGGATAAPRARPFDARRSMRASAKRVIAEKALHLVPAAGTVALDASTTISTLAAVLGPRDALAVYTNAVETFQLLQPREGVTAVLSGGTAEPTTGSLIGPLALRSLQAVYFDVFFASADALDEIDGSSEVSVEEAEVKRALAAQASTTVLCVDATKLGRRSVARALEPAQVDVLITDLDPADERLDPFRGIAEVR from the coding sequence ATGGCTCTTTCCGGAAACCTCGACGCTCAGCGCCGCCGCGACGAGCTGGTCGCGATGGCCGAAGGCCCCGAGGGCGTCTCGATCGACGGGGCAGCGGAGCTGTTCGCGGTGTCGTCGATGACGATCCGGCGCGACCTCCTCGAACTCGAGGCCGAGGGGCGGGTGCGACGGGTGCGCGGCGGGGCGACAGCGGCTCCCCGCGCCCGGCCCTTCGACGCCCGGCGCAGCATGCGGGCGAGCGCCAAGAGGGTGATCGCCGAGAAGGCGCTGCACCTGGTGCCGGCCGCCGGGACGGTGGCCCTCGACGCGTCGACGACGATCAGCACGCTCGCCGCGGTGCTCGGACCGCGCGACGCACTCGCCGTGTACACCAACGCCGTTGAGACCTTCCAGCTGCTGCAGCCGCGGGAGGGGGTGACCGCGGTGCTGTCGGGCGGCACCGCCGAGCCGACCACGGGCAGCCTGATCGGACCCCTCGCCCTCCGCAGCCTGCAGGCGGTGTACTTCGACGTGTTCTTCGCCTCGGCCGATGCCCTCGACGAGATCGACGGCTCTTCCGAGGTGTCGGTGGAGGAGGCCGAGGTCAAGCGGGCGCTGGCCGCGCAGGCGAGCACCACGGTGCTCTGCGTCGATGCGACCAAGCTGGGTCGTCGGTCGGTCGCCCGCGCCCTCGAGCCCGCGCAGGTGGACGTGCTGATCACCGATCTCGATCCGGCGGATGAGCGCCTCGACCCCTTCCGGGGGATCGCCGAGGTGCGCTGA
- a CDS encoding rhamnulokinase, translating to MNDTRVRAVAAVDLGATSGRVMIGRIGPGVLDLEPVSRFPHGAVERADGLHWDFAALYEHVVDGLAEAVRREPSIESIGIDSWAVDYGLLRDGELLGEPFHYRDRRTARGVAEVHGEVPFAELYERNGLQFLPFTTLYQFRADPRLTEADTALLIPDLLAYLLTGRRVAERTNASTTGLLGVRSGEWDTELAVRAGIPPRLLPELVDAGTVVGTLTPGVAARIGASLPVVAVASHDTASAVVAVPLESSSSAFISCGTWGLVGVELRAPVLTDDAREANFTHERGADGRYRFLHNVTGLWLLSETVRAWEAEDGAPIALPELLAVASAVTDQVPVFDANDPSLSAPGDMPARIAALLPQPSPSTRAAFVRSIIESIAAAFAEAVHTAAELSGRSLDRIHLVGGGALNDLLCQATADRSGLPVLAGPVEATALGNVLIQGRARGATLGTLEDLRALVAATHPPKVFAPGA from the coding sequence ATGAACGACACGAGGGTCAGGGCGGTGGCGGCGGTCGACCTGGGCGCGACCAGCGGCCGGGTCATGATCGGGCGCATCGGCCCCGGGGTGCTCGACCTGGAACCCGTCTCGCGGTTCCCGCACGGAGCGGTGGAGCGTGCCGACGGACTGCACTGGGACTTCGCCGCCCTGTACGAGCACGTGGTGGACGGGCTCGCCGAGGCCGTCCGCCGCGAGCCGTCCATCGAGAGCATCGGGATCGACTCCTGGGCGGTGGACTACGGGCTGCTGCGCGACGGCGAGCTGCTCGGGGAGCCGTTCCACTACCGCGACCGCCGCACCGCCCGTGGCGTGGCCGAGGTGCATGGCGAGGTGCCCTTCGCGGAGCTGTACGAGCGCAACGGCCTGCAGTTCCTGCCGTTCACCACGCTGTACCAGTTCCGTGCCGACCCGCGTCTCACGGAGGCGGACACGGCTCTGCTCATCCCCGACCTCCTCGCGTACCTCCTCACGGGCCGGCGCGTGGCGGAGCGCACGAACGCCTCCACCACCGGCCTGCTCGGGGTGCGGTCGGGCGAATGGGACACCGAGCTCGCGGTCAGGGCGGGGATCCCGCCACGGCTCCTGCCCGAACTCGTCGACGCCGGCACGGTCGTCGGCACGCTGACCCCCGGGGTCGCGGCACGCATCGGTGCGAGCCTGCCCGTGGTGGCGGTGGCCTCGCACGACACCGCGTCCGCCGTCGTCGCCGTTCCGCTGGAGTCGTCCTCGTCCGCGTTCATCTCGTGCGGGACCTGGGGCCTGGTGGGCGTCGAGCTGCGCGCACCCGTGCTCACCGACGACGCGCGGGAGGCGAACTTCACGCACGAGCGCGGAGCCGACGGCCGGTATCGCTTCCTGCACAACGTCACGGGGCTCTGGCTGCTCAGTGAGACGGTGCGCGCGTGGGAGGCCGAGGACGGTGCGCCGATCGCACTGCCGGAACTGCTGGCCGTGGCGTCGGCCGTCACCGACCAGGTCCCGGTGTTCGACGCGAACGACCCGTCGCTGAGCGCGCCGGGGGACATGCCCGCCCGGATCGCCGCCCTGCTGCCGCAACCTTCACCGTCGACGCGTGCGGCATTCGTGCGCTCGATCATCGAGTCCATCGCCGCGGCGTTCGCCGAGGCGGTGCACACGGCCGCCGAGCTCTCCGGCCGCAGTCTCGACCGCATCCACCTGGTCGGGGGCGGCGCGCTCAACGACCTGCTCTGCCAGGCGACCGCCGACCGCTCGGGCCTCCCGGTCCTCGCGGGCCCGGTCGAGGCGACCGCCCTGGGGAACGTCCTGATCCAGGGCCGCGCACGCGGTGCGACCCTCGGCACGCTGGAAGACCTTCGCGCCCTCGTCGCCGCCACGCATCCCCCGAAGGTCTTCGCGCCCGGCGCCTGA
- a CDS encoding LacI family DNA-binding transcriptional regulator, translating into MERDESSATVGTQRDGRRRARITDVAQLAGVSIKTVSRVVNGESGVLPETRERVAAAVLELGFVPDRRARSLKRGDTDTIGILIDAISDPFFAAFVSAVEELAVAEGLNVLFASTVHDAAQEREQLERLTGDRLRGLIISPFAIESAELAALRQRFPVICVDRSREGIDSIVVDDYGATLEAVRGFLSRGHRRIGFIGEEIPYPTVFERLSAYRDAHAEAGVEVDESLIIAQGRHREERSISELLARPDAPTALFCATSPAAIATIHVLSADRVPMPALISFGDFQFADVFTPGITCVDQDPRLIGEATFRRLMQLGADPQAEPEHIVVPTRLIARGSGEMAPERDASARPIGDLR; encoded by the coding sequence ATGGAGCGCGACGAGTCGAGCGCGACGGTGGGCACCCAGCGTGACGGGCGCCGCCGGGCGCGCATCACCGACGTGGCGCAGCTCGCCGGCGTGAGCATCAAGACCGTCTCGCGCGTCGTCAACGGCGAGAGCGGCGTGCTTCCCGAGACCCGCGAACGCGTCGCCGCCGCGGTGCTCGAGCTCGGCTTCGTGCCCGACCGTCGCGCCCGGTCGCTCAAGCGCGGCGACACCGACACCATCGGCATCCTCATCGACGCCATCTCCGACCCGTTCTTCGCCGCGTTCGTCAGCGCCGTCGAGGAGCTCGCCGTCGCCGAGGGCCTCAACGTGCTCTTCGCCAGCACCGTGCACGACGCCGCACAGGAGCGCGAACAGCTCGAACGTCTCACCGGCGACCGCCTGCGCGGGCTCATCATCTCGCCCTTCGCGATCGAGTCCGCCGAGCTGGCGGCGCTGCGGCAGCGGTTCCCGGTGATCTGCGTCGACCGTTCGCGCGAAGGCATCGACTCGATCGTCGTCGACGACTACGGCGCCACGCTCGAAGCCGTCCGCGGCTTCCTCTCCCGCGGGCACCGCCGCATCGGCTTCATCGGCGAGGAGATCCCGTACCCCACCGTGTTCGAGCGCCTGAGCGCCTACCGCGACGCCCACGCCGAGGCCGGGGTCGAGGTGGACGAGAGCCTGATCATCGCGCAGGGCCGCCACCGCGAAGAGCGGTCGATCAGCGAGCTGCTCGCCCGCCCCGACGCGCCGACGGCCCTCTTCTGCGCCACCAGCCCCGCCGCCATCGCGACCATCCACGTGCTCAGTGCCGACCGCGTGCCGATGCCCGCGCTGATCTCGTTCGGCGACTTCCAGTTCGCCGACGTGTTCACCCCCGGCATCACCTGCGTCGACCAGGACCCCCGGCTGATCGGCGAGGCGACGTTCCGGCGGCTGATGCAGCTCGGCGCCGACCCCCAGGCCGAGCCGGAGCACATCGTCGTCCCCACCCGCCTCATCGCCCGCGGCTCGGGCGAGATGGCCCCCGAGCGCGACGCATCGGCCCGCCCGATCGGAGACCTGCGATGA